The Onychomys torridus chromosome 4, mOncTor1.1, whole genome shotgun sequence genome includes a window with the following:
- the LOC118583123 gene encoding LOW QUALITY PROTEIN: G/T mismatch-specific thymine DNA glycosylase-like (The sequence of the model RefSeq protein was modified relative to this genomic sequence to represent the inferred CDS: substituted 2 bases at 2 genomic stop codons) has protein sequence MDMEGMGSYSLEQVQAFYSFPFXXMMAEAPHMAVTTEQQMLMPVEAPAEEPVPEAPKRRKRRTRASEPKDPVEPKKTAESKKSGKSTKSKEKQEKITDTFKVKRKVDRFNGVSEAELLAKTLPDILTFNLDIVIIGINPGLMAAYKGHHYPGPGNHFWKCLFMSGLSEVQLNHMDDHTLPRKYGIGFTNMVERTTPGSKDLSSKEFREGGQILVQKLQKYQPRIAVFNGKCIYEIFSKEVFGVKVKNLEFGLQPHKIPDTETLCYVMPSSSARCAQFPRAQDKVHYYIKLKDLRDQLKGIERNTDVQEVQYTFDLQLAQEDAKKMAVKEEQCDPGYEAAYGSAYGENPCNSEPRSISSNALTADSGELRGEAAPGDAPNGQWMTQSFIDQSPSFNNCGTHEQEEGSHA, from the exons ATGGACATGGAGGGCATGGGCAGCTATTCCCTGGAGCAAGTTCAAGCTTTctattcatttccattttaataaatGATGGCTGAAGCTCCTCACATGGCAGTCACAACTGAACAGCAGATGCT GATGCCAGTAGAAGCTCCTGCCGAGGAGCCTGTACCAGAGgctccaaaaagaagaaaaaggagaaccAGAGCATCAGAACCCAAGGACCCAGTGGAACCCAAGAAAACTGCTGAGTCAAAAAAATCTGGCAAGTCCACAAAATcaaaagagaagcaagaaaaaaTCACTGACACctttaaagtgaaaagaaaagtgGACCGGTTCAACGGCGTTTCTGAAGCGGAGCTTTTGGCCAAGACTCTCCCTGATATTTTGACCTTCAATCTGGACATTGTTATCATTGGCATTAACCCAGGATTGATGGCTGCTTACAAAGGGCATCATTATCCTGGACCTGGAAACCATTTCTGGAAATGTCTGTTCATGTCAGGGCTGAGTGAGGTTCAGCTGAATCACATGGATGACCACACCTTACCCAGGAAGTATGGCATTGGATTCACCAACATGGTGGAAAGGACAACGCCAGGCAGCAAGGATCTGTCTAGTAAGGAATTCCGGGAAGGAGGGCAAATCCTAGTGCAGAAACTGCAGAAATACCAGCCACGCATAGCAGTGTTTAATGgaaaatgtatttatgaaattttcagtAAAGAAGTGTTTGGAGTAAAGGTTAAGAACTTGGAATTTGGGCTTCAGCCCCACAAGATCCCAGACACAGAAACTCTCTGCTACGTCATGCCATCTTCCAGTGCCCGATGTGCTCAGTTTCCTCGAGCCCAGGACAAAGTTCATTATTACATTAAGCTGAAGGATTTACGAGATCAGCTAAAAGGCATTGAGAGGAACACAGACGTCCAGGAGGTACAGTACACGTTTGACCTGCAGCTGGCACAAGAGGATGCAAAGAAGATGGCTGTTAAGGAAGAACAGTGTGATCCCGGCTATGAAGCAGCGTATGGCAGTGCTTATGGTGAAAACCCATGTAATAGTGAACCTCGCAGCATTTCTTCAAATGCGCTAACAGCTGACAGTGGGGAGCTGAGAGGAGAAGCGGCCCCTGGTGATGCTCCAAATGGGCAGTGGATGACACAGTCATTTATAGACCAGAGCCCATCTTTTAATAATTGTGGGACCCacgaacaggaagaaggaagccaTGCTTAA